A genomic region of Saprospiraceae bacterium contains the following coding sequences:
- a CDS encoding carbonic anhydrase — protein MRYEQIFRNNEIWIQEKQGTDSEFFQKLASGQNPDYLFIGCSDSRVTAEELMGAEPGDVFVHRNVANLVPNNDNNSAAVAEYAIVHLNVKHIIVCGHYLCGGVKAAMVSSDLGILNPWLRNIRDVYRLHKEELGSIEDENARYDRLVELNVQEQCVNIIKMASWQKSYLATGRPSVHGWVFDVKSGKLIDLRINFNKVLESIREIYDLGTHK, from the coding sequence ATGAGATACGAACAAATATTCAGAAACAACGAGATCTGGATTCAGGAAAAACAAGGCACAGACAGTGAATTTTTTCAAAAACTAGCTTCCGGCCAAAATCCGGATTATCTCTTTATAGGCTGCAGCGATAGTCGAGTGACCGCCGAAGAATTAATGGGCGCAGAACCTGGCGATGTATTTGTTCACCGCAATGTTGCGAATCTGGTGCCGAATAACGATAACAATTCTGCGGCTGTAGCTGAATATGCCATTGTTCATTTGAATGTAAAACACATTATCGTTTGCGGTCATTATTTGTGTGGTGGGGTCAAAGCGGCCATGGTGAGTTCAGATTTGGGTATTCTAAATCCCTGGCTACGGAATATCAGAGATGTCTACCGGCTCCATAAGGAAGAACTCGGTTCTATCGAGGATGAAAATGCACGTTATGACCGGCTGGTTGAATTAAACGTGCAAGAGCAATGCGTCAATATCATCAAAATGGCAAGTTGGCAAAAGAGCTATTTGGCAACAGGCAGACCCTCGGTGCACGGATGGGTGTTTGATGTCAAAAGTGGGAAATTGATCGACCTCAGAATCAATTTTAACAAAGTCCTGGAATCAATCCGCGAGATCTACGATTTGGGTACGCATAAGTGA
- a CDS encoding NAD(P)H-dependent oxidoreductase subunit E, whose amino-acid sequence MSKNISHLSGRKELQENLFEELGIQVHHKSILSEDETKRIAEEYLIGTSTIFGTLSFYDFTRASNAGKEVYVCNGSACLTAGTQSGLQQELEKHFPKSAIGEMCCLGRCHENNAFHYEGSNYSGTAIDEISKIRQSQQRIRDKYQVKSTGQGLLTRAQPGYDALREQLLVLLSQPAGRWIEELKQSGLRGRGGAGFPMWIKMDSCSKMPGPRKFIVCNADEGDPGSYSDRYILEHQANLLLFGMIAAGYMAGADRGVIYIRAEYPESVEIMQEAVESFRNWGFTGEGILSSDFSYEFKVIKAQGAYICGEETALLSSIEGQRPEVRVRPPFPVQEGLFRKPTVVNNVETLANLFAIVKDGGAAFAKTGTAKSSGTKLISLDSHFNKPGIYEVDMGTPLKEVVYQLGNGFKTKVKALHIGGPLGGLVPISKIDDLTVDFESFASQGFMLGHASVVSVPDAFPMILYLEHLFAFTAHESCGKCFPCRLGSTRGKEMLQKARLDDSYKIDRELLLDLLDTMKRGSLCALGGGIPLPVYNALMYFEDELKTYLQ is encoded by the coding sequence ATGTCAAAAAATATCAGCCATCTTTCAGGGAGAAAGGAACTACAGGAAAATCTATTTGAAGAACTGGGCATCCAAGTTCATCACAAAAGCATACTCTCCGAAGATGAAACCAAAAGGATAGCCGAAGAATACCTGATAGGTACTTCCACCATTTTTGGCACCTTAAGTTTCTACGATTTTACCAGGGCTTCGAACGCCGGTAAAGAAGTTTATGTATGCAATGGTTCGGCTTGTCTGACTGCAGGAACGCAAAGCGGATTGCAGCAAGAACTTGAAAAACATTTTCCGAAATCTGCAATCGGTGAAATGTGCTGTCTGGGCAGATGCCATGAAAACAATGCCTTCCATTATGAAGGATCCAATTATTCGGGAACCGCCATTGATGAAATTTCTAAAATTCGTCAATCGCAACAAAGAATAAGGGATAAATATCAAGTAAAATCTACGGGCCAGGGATTGTTGACGCGAGCACAGCCCGGTTACGATGCGCTACGCGAACAGTTGTTAGTTTTGTTGAGTCAGCCGGCCGGCAGATGGATCGAAGAATTAAAACAATCGGGTCTGAGAGGAAGAGGCGGAGCCGGATTTCCGATGTGGATTAAAATGGATAGTTGTTCGAAAATGCCGGGGCCCCGTAAATTTATCGTCTGCAATGCAGATGAAGGCGATCCGGGATCTTACAGCGATAGATATATACTCGAGCACCAGGCAAATCTGCTTCTTTTCGGAATGATCGCTGCCGGATATATGGCAGGAGCCGACAGAGGCGTCATTTACATTCGGGCAGAATATCCCGAATCGGTAGAAATTATGCAGGAAGCCGTGGAATCATTTCGAAACTGGGGATTCACAGGTGAAGGCATTTTATCAAGTGATTTTTCGTATGAATTTAAAGTCATCAAAGCCCAGGGCGCATATATCTGTGGCGAAGAAACCGCGCTGTTGTCTTCTATTGAAGGCCAAAGACCTGAAGTGCGCGTAAGGCCTCCGTTTCCGGTGCAAGAAGGCCTCTTCAGAAAACCTACAGTAGTCAATAATGTTGAAACCTTGGCCAATTTATTTGCCATTGTAAAAGATGGAGGTGCTGCCTTTGCAAAAACCGGTACCGCCAAATCCAGCGGTACAAAGTTAATCTCGCTCGATAGTCATTTTAACAAACCTGGCATCTATGAAGTGGACATGGGTACTCCACTGAAAGAAGTCGTTTATCAGTTGGGAAATGGATTTAAAACAAAAGTAAAAGCATTACATATTGGCGGACCATTAGGGGGGCTGGTCCCTATTTCTAAAATCGATGATCTCACGGTTGATTTTGAATCCTTCGCCAGTCAGGGATTTATGCTTGGCCACGCATCGGTTGTATCCGTGCCGGATGCTTTTCCAATGATATTGTATTTGGAACATCTTTTTGCATTTACGGCCCATGAAAGCTGCGGAAAATGTTTTCCCTGCAGATTGGGTTCGACGCGCGGAAAAGAAATGTTGCAAAAAGCACGATTGGATGATAGCTATAAAATTGACCGCGAACTGCTGTTGGATTTATTGGATACGATGAAACGGGGATCTCTTTGCGCTTTGGGTGGCGGTATTCCTCTTCCAGTGTATAATGCATTGATGTATTTTGAAGACGAGTTAAAGACTTATCTACAGTAA
- a CDS encoding thiolase family protein — translation MQEAYIVAMNRTPFTKAKKGGFRFMRSDDLGVELIKALVKKIPGISHYVEDVIVGCANPEGEQGLQIGRQIALRALGKDVPGMTVNRYCASGLESIAIATAKIRAGMGHCFIAGGVESMSLIPMEGYKLAPSYAVAKDHPDYVIGMGLTAEAIAKKYSIGREEQDQFSLRSHQKSAAAQDAGLFEQEIQKISIEEKIFKEGVLVTHTSVVAKDDGIRRDTQLEGLAALKPVFSKSGSVTAGNSSQTTDGAAFHIVVSETLLKQLNLNPIGRLLSCCVAGIDPLFMGMGPCLAIPKALHQAGKKLDEISIIELNEAFAAQSLAVIKESGLNPELVNVNGGAIALGHPLGCSGARLTMTALCELKRRNLSYGLITACVGGGQGIAAVVEAY, via the coding sequence ATGCAAGAAGCCTATATCGTTGCGATGAACCGTACGCCATTCACCAAAGCCAAAAAAGGCGGCTTTCGGTTTATGCGTTCTGACGATTTGGGTGTCGAATTAATTAAAGCGCTTGTTAAAAAGATTCCAGGGATCAGCCATTATGTTGAAGATGTCATAGTGGGTTGTGCCAATCCGGAAGGCGAACAAGGATTACAAATCGGAAGACAAATAGCTTTGCGGGCACTTGGCAAAGATGTTCCGGGAATGACTGTGAATCGGTATTGTGCTTCCGGTTTAGAGAGCATTGCCATCGCAACTGCTAAAATCAGAGCAGGCATGGGGCATTGTTTTATCGCCGGCGGTGTAGAGAGTATGAGTTTGATACCTATGGAAGGATACAAACTTGCTCCAAGTTATGCAGTGGCTAAGGATCATCCCGATTATGTGATTGGCATGGGTTTGACTGCAGAAGCAATTGCCAAAAAATATTCTATTGGTCGAGAAGAACAAGATCAGTTTTCTTTGAGATCACATCAAAAATCAGCTGCAGCTCAAGACGCAGGGCTTTTTGAACAAGAGATTCAAAAAATAAGCATAGAAGAAAAAATTTTCAAAGAAGGTGTTTTAGTTACACACACATCTGTCGTAGCTAAAGATGATGGCATACGCCGCGACACACAGTTGGAAGGACTCGCTGCTCTCAAACCGGTTTTTTCAAAATCAGGGTCTGTAACTGCAGGAAACTCCAGTCAAACGACCGATGGTGCAGCATTTCACATCGTCGTAAGTGAAACTCTGCTGAAACAATTAAATTTGAATCCGATAGGACGACTTCTCAGTTGTTGCGTAGCCGGCATAGATCCACTTTTTATGGGAATGGGTCCTTGTCTTGCCATTCCAAAAGCGTTACATCAGGCCGGAAAAAAACTGGACGAAATTTCGATTATAGAATTGAATGAAGCCTTTGCAGCTCAAAGTCTGGCCGTTATCAAAGAATCCGGTCTGAATCCGGAATTGGTAAATGTAAACGGTGGTGCGATTGCACTAGGTCATCCATTGGGTTGCAGTGGAGCCCGGTTGACGATGACCGCGCTTTGTGAATTGAAAAGAAGAAATTTATCCTATGGCCTCATAACAGCTTGTGTTGGAGGTGGCCAGGGCATTGCTGCAGTCGTGGAAGCTTATTAA
- a CDS encoding CHAT domain-containing protein, translated as MKFFLLLLCLIYAPSGFSQHTDSLIKHQFDLLINASLKCLDNELYREAQNLTNTAEQLVRDSLPSPHTLLGNCFFNRARIYRRKRDFDSAVLWYSNSKEIWANTIGKNHPLYLNAIYQMGLMYREMNAFEKALFSFKEQKEILIKTVSNTDSSYIECLNSLGLAYMDLEEFKKAEVVFMEAYTKQLKNADTLHPQIANTLSNQALLFKKTGNFEEALVKLKKALAIRARNPGKRSLIYTISLGNLASLYKEIGNYENAEDVYLEAWELRKETFGETHMLTLGSLENLAGLYKEIGDTDKAINLYKRVIAGRKMVLGSLHSVYGIGLNHLANTYREINKPLEALPVYKEAILVRAKNLPTYQKEYVETLNHLTAVYIALDSFDIAMRHCKSTLQFCDSVFGKSNTLFADGLSQLGLLEIQLGYCNEAEQHFREASVIYKQNLGKDHYRYAESLELLGNLHFDLGQYDKAEPLLLQAKKIKEKILGNKHALYLKSLDQLGEFYELQKKYSASDPLFSELSEADQERLSTAAGFLTEKELEHFTQSFQQRSDKLGNYILHRNKQLKDKGNLSAFVLNNNLFYKGFLLTSAIQLNKLASVSSESLKLNAKLKNLKRALGRAYLDPDSQAKYITQWEDEANVLEKDLRKLLNGFTSAYESIKWEKIQNALSETEAAIEFIHFKDITDTVNNSIQYAAIVIKKSLKSPQFIPLFEERALASLMPTNAEFQSEIISSLYKSHRGAQKKLSQKKPDLYELIWEPLDSVLKNVKTVYYSPSGVLHRFNINAIPVNPIEILSDRYEMINVNSTRQLASTIQIYSPNKNALLLGGIDYEASLDLTQEQNPNIQQAAQNVVPDSENFESWGYLPGTEKEVDSIRVIMLKAGINVQLQKGPEATEANFKSFGQDGQESPQIIQLATHGYFYQTKTKSVNRTNNISSPEKSQEPIFITSANPMFRSGLILSGGNAAWQGKNIPSHQEDGILTAYEISQLNLSNTELVVLSACETGLGDIRGSEGVYGLQRAFRVAGVKHLIMSLWKVPDLSTYILMQEFYKNWLLDYMTIPAAFYTAQKFMRDKGYEAHQWAGFVLVQ; from the coding sequence ATGAAATTTTTTTTGCTATTGCTTTGTCTGATATACGCTCCATCAGGTTTTTCCCAACATACTGACTCACTTATCAAACACCAATTCGATTTACTGATCAATGCATCCCTGAAATGTTTAGACAATGAGCTTTACCGCGAAGCACAAAACTTAACGAATACTGCAGAACAATTAGTCCGTGACTCTTTGCCATCTCCTCATACGCTGCTGGGCAATTGTTTTTTTAATCGCGCAAGAATTTATCGTCGTAAAAGAGATTTTGACAGCGCCGTTTTATGGTATTCAAATTCCAAAGAAATCTGGGCAAATACGATCGGTAAAAATCATCCTTTATATCTCAACGCGATTTACCAAATGGGACTGATGTATCGCGAAATGAATGCTTTTGAAAAAGCCTTATTTTCCTTTAAGGAACAGAAAGAAATCCTAATAAAGACTGTAAGCAACACAGATTCCTCCTATATTGAATGCCTGAATAGCCTTGGACTTGCTTATATGGACCTGGAAGAATTTAAGAAAGCTGAAGTGGTTTTTATGGAGGCATATACCAAGCAATTAAAAAATGCAGACACCCTGCATCCACAAATAGCAAACACCTTAAGTAATCAAGCCCTGCTATTTAAAAAAACCGGAAACTTTGAAGAAGCATTGGTAAAACTCAAGAAAGCTTTGGCTATCAGAGCAAGAAATCCCGGTAAACGCAGTTTGATTTATACCATTTCACTTGGAAATCTGGCCTCTTTATATAAAGAAATTGGAAATTATGAAAATGCAGAAGATGTATATCTGGAAGCCTGGGAATTGCGCAAAGAAACATTTGGCGAAACACATATGTTAACTTTAGGAAGCCTGGAAAATCTCGCCGGATTATACAAAGAAATAGGTGATACAGACAAAGCTATCAACTTATACAAACGAGTCATCGCGGGTCGAAAAATGGTTCTGGGCTCACTACATTCCGTCTATGGTATTGGTTTAAATCATTTAGCAAATACTTATAGAGAAATCAACAAACCTCTTGAAGCTTTGCCCGTATATAAAGAAGCCATCCTTGTAAGAGCAAAAAATTTACCAACATATCAAAAAGAATATGTTGAAACCTTGAATCATCTTACAGCTGTTTACATCGCACTTGACAGTTTTGATATTGCCATGCGTCATTGTAAGTCTACTTTACAATTTTGTGATTCCGTTTTTGGCAAATCAAACACTTTATTTGCAGATGGCCTGAGTCAATTGGGATTGTTGGAAATACAATTGGGCTATTGCAATGAAGCTGAACAACATTTTAGAGAAGCATCAGTCATTTATAAACAGAATTTGGGAAAAGACCACTACCGATATGCGGAAAGTCTTGAATTGTTAGGGAACCTACATTTTGATTTGGGCCAATATGACAAGGCGGAACCTCTGCTTTTACAAGCCAAAAAAATAAAAGAAAAAATACTCGGCAACAAACATGCCTTGTATTTAAAAAGCTTAGATCAACTTGGAGAATTCTATGAGTTGCAAAAAAAATACAGCGCTTCCGATCCTCTTTTTAGTGAATTAAGTGAAGCCGATCAGGAACGACTCTCCACAGCTGCCGGATTTCTAACGGAAAAAGAATTGGAGCACTTTACACAATCATTTCAACAGCGTTCTGATAAACTCGGCAATTATATACTCCATAGAAACAAACAACTCAAAGATAAAGGCAACTTATCAGCATTTGTATTGAATAATAATTTGTTTTATAAAGGATTTTTGTTGACTTCAGCCATTCAACTCAACAAACTTGCCTCCGTCTCATCAGAATCTTTAAAATTAAATGCAAAGCTTAAGAATTTAAAAAGAGCCTTAGGAAGAGCATATCTCGATCCAGATAGTCAAGCAAAATATATCACCCAGTGGGAGGATGAAGCCAACGTCCTTGAAAAAGATTTGAGAAAACTGCTTAACGGTTTTACATCAGCGTACGAAAGTATAAAATGGGAGAAAATACAGAATGCGCTTAGTGAAACCGAAGCGGCCATAGAATTTATTCACTTTAAGGATATTACTGATACTGTAAATAATTCCATTCAATATGCTGCGATCGTCATCAAAAAAAGTCTAAAAAGTCCGCAGTTTATTCCTCTTTTTGAAGAAAGAGCCCTGGCAAGTTTAATGCCCACCAATGCAGAATTTCAATCAGAAATCATTTCAAGTTTATATAAAAGTCACAGAGGCGCTCAGAAAAAGCTAAGCCAGAAAAAACCTGATTTATATGAACTCATTTGGGAACCTTTGGATTCTGTTTTGAAAAATGTTAAAACTGTGTATTACTCTCCTTCGGGAGTATTACATAGATTTAATATAAATGCCATCCCGGTAAACCCAATTGAAATACTTTCCGACCGTTATGAGATGATCAATGTAAACAGCACAAGACAATTGGCTTCAACTATTCAGATTTACAGCCCGAATAAAAATGCTTTATTGCTTGGTGGCATAGATTATGAGGCTTCACTGGATTTGACTCAGGAGCAGAATCCCAATATTCAGCAAGCTGCTCAAAATGTTGTACCTGATTCTGAAAATTTTGAGTCCTGGGGATATTTACCGGGGACAGAAAAAGAAGTGGATTCAATACGCGTCATTATGTTAAAAGCTGGAATAAACGTGCAACTTCAAAAAGGACCTGAGGCCACAGAAGCTAATTTTAAAAGTTTTGGACAAGACGGACAAGAATCTCCGCAAATCATTCAACTAGCGACGCATGGATATTTTTACCAAACGAAAACAAAATCTGTTAACAGGACCAATAACATATCGAGTCCGGAAAAATCGCAAGAACCAATATTTATAACCAGTGCAAACCCCATGTTCCGATCCGGACTCATTTTATCGGGCGGCAATGCAGCCTGGCAGGGCAAAAATATTCCATCCCATCAGGAAGATGGCATTTTAACTGCATATGAAATCAGCCAGCTAAATTTATCAAATACGGAACTGGTCGTTCTGTCCGCTTGCGAAACTGGACTGGGCGATATCAGAGGCAGCGAAGGCGTGTACGGTTTGCAACGCGCGTTTAGGGTTGCAGGCGTCAAACATCTCATCATGAGCTTGTGGAAAGTACCAGATTTATCAACCTATATTTTAATGCAGGAATTTTATAAAAATTGGCTGTTAGATTACATGACCATTCCTGCTGCTTTTTATACAGCCCAAAAATTTATGAGAGACAAGGGATATGAAGCCCACCAATGGGCTGGTTTTGTGTTGGTGCAATGA